In Leptolyngbya sp. SIO1E4, one DNA window encodes the following:
- a CDS encoding Coenzyme F420 hydrogenase/dehydrogenase, beta subunit C-terminal domain, with product MTLAQPPHQKAKALRPGARRPAKELCSECGLCDTYYIHYVKEACAFLNQQFPELETQTHGRDRDLNNQTEQYFGVHQSMMAARKQQPIEGAQWTGIVSSIAIAMLTQGKVEGVVCVQNTEEDRFQPKPVLATTPEEILAARVNKPTLSPNLSVLEQVEQSGMKRLLVIGVGCQIQALRAVEKQMGLEKLYVLGTPCVDNVTRAGLQKFLETTSRSPETVVHYEFMQDFRVHFKHEDGSVETVPFFGLKTNQLKDVFAPSCMSCFDYVNGLADIVVGYMGAPFGWQWITVRNDLGQEMLELVMDQLDTQPVMSEGDRKAAVQQSIPAYDKGVTLPMWAAKLMGVVIERLGPKGMEYARFSIDSHFTRNYLYVKRHHPEILDDHVPEFAKRIVSQYKLPED from the coding sequence ATGACGCTGGCTCAGCCTCCCCACCAAAAAGCTAAGGCACTTCGTCCAGGTGCCCGCCGCCCCGCCAAAGAATTGTGCAGTGAGTGTGGTCTCTGCGACACCTACTACATCCATTACGTTAAAGAAGCCTGTGCGTTTCTCAATCAGCAATTTCCTGAATTAGAAACTCAAACCCACGGTCGCGATCGCGATTTAAATAATCAGACTGAACAGTATTTTGGCGTCCACCAGTCGATGATGGCGGCGCGCAAGCAGCAGCCCATTGAAGGCGCCCAGTGGACAGGGATTGTCAGTTCGATTGCGATCGCAATGCTGACCCAAGGCAAAGTAGAGGGGGTCGTCTGTGTCCAAAACACAGAGGAAGATCGCTTTCAGCCCAAACCGGTTCTCGCCACCACCCCTGAAGAGATTCTCGCCGCTCGGGTCAATAAGCCGACCCTTTCTCCTAACCTGTCGGTTCTAGAACAGGTGGAGCAGTCGGGGATGAAACGGCTGCTAGTCATTGGAGTAGGCTGCCAGATCCAGGCGCTGCGAGCCGTTGAAAAACAAATGGGGTTAGAAAAACTCTATGTGCTGGGTACCCCCTGTGTAGATAACGTCACCCGAGCCGGATTACAAAAGTTCTTAGAAACCACGAGCCGGTCGCCGGAAACCGTTGTCCACTATGAGTTTATGCAAGACTTCCGAGTTCACTTCAAGCATGAAGATGGCTCGGTTGAAACGGTGCCGTTCTTTGGTCTGAAGACTAATCAGCTCAAGGATGTTTTTGCTCCTTCTTGCATGAGCTGCTTTGACTATGTGAATGGCCTTGCTGACATTGTGGTGGGCTATATGGGAGCCCCTTTTGGCTGGCAGTGGATTACCGTCCGCAACGATCTCGGTCAAGAAATGCTGGAACTGGTGATGGATCAGCTCGATACGCAACCGGTGATGTCTGAAGGCGATCGCAAAGCCGCTGTTCAGCAGAGCATTCCTGCCTACGACAAGGGGGTGACGCTGCCAATGTGGGCGGCCAAGCTCATGGGGGTTGTGATTGAGCGCCTTGGCCCTAAAGGCATGGAGTATGCCCGCTTTTCCATTGACTCTCACTTTACTCGCAACTACCTATACGTGAAGCGTCATCATCCTGAAATACTGGATGATCACGTCCCTGAATTCGCGAAGCGCATTGTAAGTCAATACAAACTGCCGGAGGATTAA